The Prochlorococcus sp. MIT 1300 genome has a window encoding:
- the trmH gene encoding tRNA (guanosine(18)-2'-O)-methyltransferase TrmH, with the protein MPLLPRRFERLKSVLNCRMGDLTVLLEEVDKPHNLSAILRTCDAVGTMDAHAVSKEERPRTFNSTAQGSQKWVYLQDHPNIGIAAKKLKEKGFRLYGTNLNTKAKDYRDCNYCKPTAFVLGAEKWGLTSEAKSLMDETVFIPMRGMVQSLNVSVAAATLLFEALRQRTVAGLLPKHGEGVGLDLYKQRLFEWAYPEVATWCKLEGRPYPQLNSDGEITDRLPRDIRLKY; encoded by the coding sequence ATGCCTCTACTACCAAGGCGATTTGAACGGCTTAAATCAGTTCTCAATTGCAGAATGGGAGACTTGACAGTTCTGCTTGAAGAAGTCGACAAACCCCACAACCTATCCGCCATTCTCCGCACATGTGATGCAGTTGGCACAATGGATGCACATGCAGTCAGCAAGGAAGAAAGACCTAGAACTTTTAACAGCACAGCACAAGGCAGCCAAAAATGGGTTTACCTTCAAGATCATCCAAATATTGGAATCGCAGCAAAAAAGCTCAAAGAAAAGGGTTTTCGCCTATATGGAACAAACCTAAATACCAAGGCAAAGGACTATCGGGACTGTAATTACTGCAAGCCTACAGCTTTTGTTTTGGGGGCCGAAAAATGGGGACTAACCTCTGAGGCTAAATCTTTAATGGATGAAACAGTATTCATACCAATGCGCGGAATGGTTCAATCTTTAAATGTTTCGGTGGCAGCAGCAACATTGCTCTTTGAAGCACTGCGCCAAAGGACAGTGGCAGGTTTATTACCTAAACATGGAGAAGGAGTTGGGTTAGATCTATATAAACAACGACTATTTGAATGGGCATATCCAGAAGTTGCTACTTGGTGCAAACTAGAAGGGAGACCATATCCTCAACTCAACTCAGATGGTGAAATCACCGACAGACTACCTAGAGATATAAGATTAAAGTATTAG
- a CDS encoding malate:quinone oxidoreductase yields MTLSGSADVEGRYDAILVGAGIMSATLASLLNELDSSLRILIVERLEGPALESTAAVNNAGTGHAANCELNYTPSTANGKISTEKAVAINLAFEQSLEYWGSLVSEGKLSPKEFLNVLPHISAVWGDEEVAFLRRRYEKLKSMTAFSKMEWSIDRAQLNQWMPLVMEGRNNDQAVAATRVKRGTDVDFGALTRGFLKSLQKTGALELKYGFEVVNIRRLEKRSWELELQSKQQSSLVQTPFVFLGAGGGTLPLLQKSGIPEAESYAGFPVSGQWLVCSNPELVDRHHAKVYGKAKVGAPPMSVPHLDTRWIGGKRSLLFGPYAGFSSKFLKKGSHLDLFRSLRVSNLSSMIKVGLNNFDLVTYLITQLSQTDEDRLTELKGFFPKASAKDWNLSIAGQRVQIIKRTKEGSLLKMGTEVVSSSDGSLAALLGASPGASTAVSIMLEVLRLCWGDGMLSEDWKKRLAELIPSYGKSPNLDSNLLVRMRERSNSLLGLS; encoded by the coding sequence GTGACTTTATCGGGATCTGCTGATGTGGAGGGACGTTACGACGCCATCTTGGTGGGTGCAGGAATTATGAGTGCCACATTGGCATCATTGCTTAATGAATTGGATTCATCTCTAAGAATACTAATTGTTGAGCGATTGGAAGGTCCTGCTCTTGAAAGCACAGCAGCCGTTAACAACGCAGGTACAGGCCATGCTGCTAATTGCGAACTGAATTACACCCCTTCAACCGCTAACGGGAAAATTTCAACTGAGAAGGCAGTAGCCATTAATTTGGCTTTTGAGCAAAGTCTTGAATATTGGGGTTCTTTGGTTTCGGAGGGAAAGCTTTCTCCTAAGGAATTTTTAAATGTATTGCCACATATTAGTGCTGTTTGGGGGGATGAGGAAGTCGCTTTTTTGAGAAGACGTTACGAAAAACTGAAGTCTATGACTGCCTTCTCAAAGATGGAGTGGTCTATAGATAGAGCTCAACTTAATCAGTGGATGCCATTGGTTATGGAAGGTAGAAATAATGACCAAGCCGTTGCCGCGACTAGGGTCAAGAGAGGGACTGATGTTGATTTTGGAGCATTGACAAGAGGTTTTTTGAAATCTCTTCAAAAAACCGGGGCTTTGGAATTGAAATATGGATTTGAAGTAGTAAATATTAGAAGGTTAGAGAAAAGATCTTGGGAGCTGGAGCTTCAGAGCAAGCAACAAAGTTCTTTGGTTCAAACACCTTTTGTTTTTTTAGGCGCAGGAGGTGGAACATTGCCTCTGCTTCAGAAGTCTGGCATTCCGGAAGCTGAGTCATATGCTGGATTCCCTGTTAGTGGGCAATGGTTGGTTTGCTCTAATCCAGAATTGGTTGATAGACACCATGCAAAGGTATATGGAAAAGCAAAAGTAGGAGCTCCACCAATGTCAGTTCCTCATCTTGATACACGCTGGATTGGTGGTAAACGCTCTTTGCTTTTTGGGCCATATGCAGGCTTCAGCAGTAAATTTTTGAAAAAGGGATCTCATCTTGATTTATTTCGCTCTCTTCGTGTATCGAATCTCAGTTCAATGATCAAAGTTGGTTTAAACAATTTTGATCTTGTTACTTATTTAATTACTCAGTTGAGTCAAACAGATGAAGACCGTTTAACTGAACTCAAGGGGTTTTTCCCAAAAGCTTCTGCTAAGGATTGGAATTTATCTATTGCAGGTCAGAGAGTTCAAATAATAAAAAGAACAAAGGAAGGTTCTCTTTTGAAAATGGGTACTGAAGTCGTTTCGTCTTCGGACGGATCCTTAGCTGCTTTGTTAGGGGCCTCGCCTGGTGCGAGTACGGCAGTGTCAATAATGCTGGAGGTTTTGAGGCTTTGTTGGGGAGATGGGATGCTCAGTGAAGACTGGAAGAAGAGATTGGCTGAGCTGATTCCCAGTTATGGGAAAAGTCCTAATCTTGACAGCAATCTCTTGGTGCGTATGAGAGAAAGAAGTAATTCCCTGCTTGGTTTGTCTTGA
- a CDS encoding NifU family protein, with protein MSIESMALTHENVETVLDELRPFLMADGGNVEIVEIDGPVVKVRLQGACGSCPSSTMTLKMGIERKLREMIPEVSEVVQVL; from the coding sequence ATGAGTATCGAATCAATGGCCCTAACACATGAAAATGTGGAGACCGTACTTGACGAACTAAGGCCATTCTTAATGGCAGATGGAGGGAATGTGGAAATAGTAGAGATAGATGGCCCAGTTGTAAAAGTAAGATTGCAAGGAGCCTGCGGTAGTTGCCCAAGTAGCACAATGACTCTAAAAATGGGCATTGAACGAAAACTGCGAGAAATGATTCCTGAAGTTAGCGAAGTAGTACAAGTGCTTTAA
- a CDS encoding ABC transporter permease: MVFYGTFIVVCYLIVALVTPMLVYGGFLPKPNEGLTNPIFAHPSFQHWCGTDRLGRDVCARTLEGSGVALQVVFLAVTLAVFIGVPLGILSGYIGGLIDRVLVLLMETLYTVPVLLLSVVLAFLLGRGILNAALALCIVYVPQYFRVVRNQTAQVKVELYIDAAKTLGASSIWIMRKYLLRNVVTSVPVLLTLNAADAVLVLGGLGFLGLGLPEYIPEWGSDMNLALAAVPTGVWWTALYPGLAMFILVLGLSMLGEGLESWFSRDKD; this comes from the coding sequence ATGGTGTTTTATGGGACTTTCATTGTTGTTTGCTATTTGATTGTTGCTTTGGTAACTCCAATGTTGGTTTACGGAGGTTTTTTGCCAAAGCCAAATGAGGGACTAACTAATCCTATTTTTGCTCATCCTTCATTTCAGCATTGGTGTGGCACAGACCGGTTGGGGCGGGATGTTTGTGCTCGAACCTTGGAAGGCAGCGGAGTGGCTCTTCAAGTGGTTTTCTTGGCAGTCACCTTGGCTGTATTTATTGGGGTGCCTCTGGGGATTTTGAGTGGATATATTGGTGGGTTGATTGATAGGGTTTTGGTCTTGTTGATGGAAACTCTTTATACCGTTCCTGTCCTATTGCTATCAGTTGTTCTTGCATTTCTATTGGGAAGAGGTATTCTAAATGCCGCACTTGCTCTTTGTATTGTATATGTCCCTCAATATTTTCGAGTTGTAAGAAACCAGACTGCCCAGGTAAAAGTTGAACTGTATATAGATGCTGCTAAAACATTAGGGGCTAGTTCTATATGGATAATGCGTAAATATCTTTTGCGTAATGTGGTCACCTCTGTTCCAGTTTTACTTACACTTAATGCTGCTGATGCTGTTTTAGTGCTTGGAGGCTTGGGCTTTTTAGGTCTTGGTTTACCAGAATATATTCCTGAATGGGGTAGTGATATGAACTTGGCTTTGGCTGCTGTTCCCACGGGGGTCTGGTGGACTGCATTGTATCCAGGTTTGGCAATGTTTATTCTTGTCCTTGGCCTTTCAATGCTCGGAGAAGGATTAGAATCTTGGTTTAGTCGCGATAAAGATTAG
- the lepA gene encoding translation elongation factor 4 → MTEVIVSRLRNFCIIAHIDHGKSTLADRLLQDTGTVAGRDMQEQFLDNMDLERERGITIKLQAARMNYEAVDGETYVLNLIDTPGHVDFSYEVSRSLQACEGALLVVDASQGVEAQTLANVYLALENDLEIIPVLNKVDLPGADPDRIKKEIEEIIGLDTSNAIYCSAKTGIGIPDILQAVVERIPPPNDALNEPTKALIFDSYYDPYRGVIVYFRVISGNITTADKVLLMASQKSYELDEIGVMAPDQIKVDELHAGEVGYLAASIKAVADARVGDTITLLKSPAEEPLPGYTEAKPMVFCGLFPTDADQYPDLRESLEKLQLSDAALKYEPETSSAMGFGFRCGFLGLLHMEIVQERLEREYDLDLIVTAPSVIYKVNMLDGLTLMIDNPATLPDPQKRESLEEPYVRMEIYAPNEFNGTLMGLCQERRGDFIDMKYITTDRVTLVYEIPLAEVVTDFFDQMKSRTKGYASMEYHLIGYRRNDLVRLDVLINSEKADPLTTIVHRDKAYFVGKGLVEKLKELIPRQQFKIPLQASIGSRIIASESISAMRKDVLAKCYGGDISRKKKLLKKQAKGKKRMKAMGKVDVPQEAFMAVLKINQ, encoded by the coding sequence ATGACCGAAGTTATCGTTTCTCGTTTAAGAAATTTTTGCATAATTGCCCATATAGACCATGGCAAGTCGACTCTTGCCGACAGATTGCTTCAAGACACTGGAACTGTTGCTGGAAGGGATATGCAAGAACAGTTCCTTGACAATATGGACCTTGAGAGAGAACGAGGAATAACAATCAAATTACAGGCAGCAAGAATGAATTACGAAGCTGTTGATGGGGAGACTTATGTATTGAATTTGATTGACACCCCTGGACATGTTGACTTTTCGTATGAGGTCAGCAGGTCTTTGCAGGCCTGTGAAGGCGCCTTGCTTGTTGTAGATGCAAGTCAAGGAGTAGAAGCTCAAACTTTGGCCAATGTTTATTTGGCATTGGAAAATGACTTGGAGATAATTCCTGTTTTGAATAAAGTTGATTTACCTGGAGCAGATCCTGATCGTATTAAGAAGGAGATTGAGGAAATTATTGGATTAGATACATCCAATGCGATTTATTGTTCAGCAAAAACTGGAATTGGTATCCCTGATATTTTACAAGCAGTGGTGGAACGAATACCTCCACCAAATGATGCCTTGAATGAGCCTACTAAGGCATTGATATTTGACTCTTATTATGATCCATACAGGGGTGTAATAGTATATTTTAGGGTTATTAGTGGAAATATAACCACAGCAGATAAAGTTCTTTTAATGGCCAGCCAAAAGAGTTATGAGCTCGACGAAATTGGTGTCATGGCTCCAGATCAAATAAAAGTTGATGAGTTACATGCTGGTGAGGTTGGTTATTTAGCCGCCTCGATTAAGGCTGTTGCTGATGCAAGAGTTGGAGACACAATAACCCTATTAAAGTCTCCTGCAGAAGAACCTCTGCCTGGATACACTGAGGCGAAGCCAATGGTCTTTTGTGGGCTTTTCCCTACTGATGCTGATCAATACCCTGACCTAAGAGAGTCCTTAGAGAAGCTGCAGCTTTCTGATGCAGCTCTTAAGTATGAACCGGAGACTAGTAGTGCAATGGGGTTTGGTTTTCGCTGTGGTTTTTTAGGTCTTTTGCATATGGAAATTGTTCAAGAAAGGCTTGAAAGAGAATATGATTTAGATTTAATAGTAACTGCTCCATCTGTAATTTATAAGGTTAATATGCTTGATGGATTGACCTTAATGATTGATAATCCAGCGACTTTGCCTGACCCTCAGAAGCGTGAATCGCTTGAAGAACCTTATGTTCGTATGGAGATATATGCGCCCAATGAATTCAATGGAACCTTGATGGGCCTTTGTCAAGAACGTAGAGGTGATTTCATTGATATGAAGTATATAACTACTGATAGGGTTACTTTGGTTTATGAAATACCTTTGGCTGAAGTTGTGACTGACTTCTTCGACCAGATGAAAAGTCGTACTAAAGGTTATGCATCAATGGAATATCATTTAATTGGTTATCGGAGAAATGACTTGGTACGTTTAGATGTATTAATCAATTCTGAAAAGGCCGACCCTCTTACAACTATAGTTCATAGGGATAAAGCTTATTTTGTTGGGAAGGGACTGGTTGAAAAGTTAAAGGAACTTATTCCTCGCCAGCAGTTTAAGATACCTTTGCAGGCTTCAATTGGCAGTAGAATTATAGCGAGTGAAAGTATTAGTGCTATGCGTAAAGATGTATTAGCAAAATGTTATGGTGGTGACATATCTCGTAAGAAAAAACTTTTAAAAAAGCAGGCAAAAGGCAAAAAGAGAATGAAGGCCATGGGCAAAGTTGATGTTCCTCAAGAAGCATTTATGGCAGTTCTAAAAATTAATCAGTAA